The following coding sequences are from one Nicotiana tomentosiformis chromosome 3, ASM39032v3, whole genome shotgun sequence window:
- the LOC138908174 gene encoding uncharacterized protein: MVDVRRMNDRLMTIKLVVGGVTFNVTSVYAPQVVLGEEVKRRFLDDLDKVVHGIPRSEKLVIGGDFNGHIAVTVRGYDEVHGAFGFGVMNEGSTSLLDFAKAFDLVLANSCFQKWEEHLVTFWSKVARTQID; this comes from the coding sequence ATGGTGGATGTTAGGAGGATGAATGATAGGCTAATGACTATTAAGCTAGTAGTTGGTGGGGTCACTTTTAACGTAACTAGTGTTTATGCGCCACAGGTGGTCTTGGGCGAGGAGGTCAAAAGGCGCTTCTTGGATGATTTGGATAAGGTTGTGCATGGTATTCCACGCTCCGAGAAGCTCGTTATAGGGGGTGATTTTAATGGCCATATTGCGGTTACTGTTAGGGGTTATGATGAGGTGCATGGCGCGTTCGGTTTCGGAGTTATGAATGAGGGCAGTACCTCATTGTTGGATTTTGCTAAAGCTTTTGACTTGGTGTTAGCTAATTCGTGTTTCCAGAAGTGGGAGGAGCATTTGGTCACTTTCTGGAGTAAGGTAGCCAGGACTCAGATTGATTAG